The Mycolicibacterium mageritense genome contains a region encoding:
- a CDS encoding formimidoylglutamate deiminase, producing the protein MTRYFADYAWLGGDQVSDRVLIEVDGERITAVSAGQDRPADAIHLAGVTVPGLANAHSHAFHRALRGRTHRGGGTFWTWREDMYTVAGRLDPDSYHALARATYAEMALAGITCVGEFHYVHHTPDGTPYPESNALGEALIAAAADAGIRITLLDTCYLTGGFGVDLKGPQVRFTDGSAANWAERVDRLTAPAHARIGAAIHSVRAVPADQLSTVASWAHEHGTPLHFHMSEQRAENEACLAAHGCTPTQLLADHGALGALSTAVHSTHLTDGDVAALAGSHTYVCMTPTTERDLADGIGRARDLADAGGPLTLGSDSNAVIDLFEEARGMELDERLRTERRGHWLASDLMRAATSDGHASLGWAEAGRIQPGALADFVTVGLDSVRMAGWDSVSLLETLVFAANAPDVTHVVVGGRRVVDGGRHTSVADVPAALHDSIRAVVS; encoded by the coding sequence GTGACGCGGTACTTCGCCGACTACGCGTGGCTCGGCGGCGACCAGGTCAGCGATCGCGTGCTGATCGAGGTCGACGGCGAGCGGATCACCGCGGTGTCGGCCGGCCAGGACCGCCCGGCCGACGCGATCCACCTGGCCGGTGTCACAGTCCCCGGTCTGGCAAACGCGCACAGTCACGCGTTCCACCGCGCGCTGCGCGGCCGTACCCACCGCGGCGGCGGAACCTTCTGGACGTGGCGTGAGGACATGTACACCGTGGCGGGCCGGCTGGACCCGGACTCGTACCACGCACTGGCCCGGGCGACGTATGCCGAGATGGCCCTGGCCGGCATCACGTGTGTCGGCGAGTTCCACTACGTGCACCACACCCCGGACGGGACACCGTACCCGGAATCGAACGCCTTGGGCGAGGCGCTCATCGCCGCGGCCGCCGATGCCGGGATCCGGATCACCCTGCTCGACACGTGTTATCTGACAGGCGGTTTCGGTGTCGACCTGAAGGGCCCGCAGGTGCGGTTCACCGACGGATCCGCGGCCAACTGGGCCGAGCGCGTGGACCGGCTGACCGCGCCGGCACATGCCCGCATCGGCGCGGCGATCCACTCGGTCCGCGCCGTGCCTGCCGATCAGCTGAGCACGGTCGCCTCGTGGGCGCACGAACACGGGACGCCACTGCATTTCCACATGTCCGAACAACGAGCCGAGAATGAGGCCTGCCTGGCCGCCCACGGTTGCACGCCGACGCAGCTGCTGGCCGATCACGGTGCCCTCGGCGCGCTGTCGACTGCGGTGCACTCCACGCATCTCACCGACGGCGACGTCGCCGCGCTGGCCGGTTCCCACACCTACGTGTGCATGACCCCGACCACCGAGCGGGATCTCGCCGACGGCATCGGCCGGGCCCGGGATCTGGCCGATGCCGGTGGGCCGCTGACGCTGGGCAGCGACAGCAACGCCGTCATCGACCTCTTCGAAGAAGCCCGCGGCATGGAACTCGACGAGCGGCTGCGCACCGAGCGACGCGGGCACTGGCTCGCCTCGGATCTGATGCGCGCCGCGACCTCCGACGGACACGCTTCGCTGGGCTGGGCCGAGGCGGGCAGAATCCAGCCCGGTGCGCTGGCCGACTTCGTCACGGTCGGGCTCGACTCAGTCCGCATGGCCGGCTGGGATTCGGTAAGCCTGCTGGAGACCCTCGTGTTCGCCGCCAACGCACCCGACGTGACCCACGTCGTGGTCGGCGGACGGCGCGTCGTCGACGGTGGGCGGCACACCTCTGTGGCAGACGTCCCTGCGGCACTACATGATTCGATTAGGGCGGTGGTCTCGTGA
- a CDS encoding HutD/Ves family protein, translating to MTLRVQRFATHRRMPWRNGGGVTYEIARRPDHGEFDWRISIAEVAASGAFSSFPGIDRVIMLVDGTEMVLTVNGDRHRLHPLEPFAFDGGADTVGEVAAPMRDLNVMTRRGRATAEFGVLRTAEDTPVQIDRADPLVLVGLTGTVAVSAVHERAELTPLDAVCWSDSPLTVRGAGTVAVVRIRRQVSPADAPAPPR from the coding sequence GTGACATTGCGCGTGCAGCGGTTCGCCACGCACCGACGGATGCCGTGGCGTAACGGCGGTGGGGTCACCTACGAGATCGCCCGCCGACCGGATCACGGCGAATTCGACTGGCGCATCAGCATTGCCGAGGTGGCCGCGTCGGGAGCGTTCTCGTCGTTCCCCGGCATCGACCGCGTCATCATGCTGGTCGACGGCACCGAGATGGTGCTGACCGTGAACGGTGACCGGCACCGGCTGCACCCGTTGGAACCGTTCGCGTTCGACGGGGGCGCAGACACCGTCGGCGAAGTCGCGGCACCGATGCGCGACCTCAACGTGATGACCCGCAGGGGCCGGGCCACGGCCGAATTCGGTGTGCTGCGGACGGCCGAGGACACACCCGTACAGATCGACCGTGCCGACCCGCTCGTGCTCGTGGGGCTGACCGGCACCGTCGCGGTGTCCGCGGTGCACGAACGCGCCGAGCTGACCCCGTTGGACGCCGTGTGCTGGTCTGATTCCCCGCTCACGGTGCGCGGAGCGGGGACGGTGGCCGTGGTACGGATCCGCCGCCAGGTCAGCCCCGCTGACGCGCCAGCGCCGCCGCGATGA
- a CDS encoding DMT family transporter: MAPALSSSRTGLWWGLLGVVAFSFTMVFTRVAVGGLSPLFIGAGRAVVAAALAATALTVTRQALPRGRQWLRLGVVAAGVVAGFPLLTSYALTTVDASHGAVVIALLPAATAVMAVLRGHERPPATFWVMAGIGATAAVMFAMLNGGGLGHLRWPDLLLFAAVIACAIGYAEGGLLARELGAWQTVSWALVVAAPVMAGLTVFTVAQQPPHASATQWAAFGYLAVVSMFLGFFAWYRGLAIGPMAQVSQVQLVQPVLTLAWAAALLHEHLTWVTLLGGAAVIGCAGLAVRIRLQ; the protein is encoded by the coding sequence ATGGCGCCTGCGTTATCGTCCTCCCGCACCGGGTTGTGGTGGGGACTGCTGGGCGTGGTCGCCTTCTCGTTCACCATGGTCTTCACCAGGGTCGCCGTCGGCGGGCTTTCTCCGCTGTTCATCGGCGCGGGCCGGGCAGTGGTCGCCGCGGCACTGGCCGCCACCGCACTGACCGTGACCCGCCAGGCCCTTCCCCGCGGCAGGCAATGGCTGCGGCTGGGCGTCGTCGCGGCGGGCGTCGTCGCGGGCTTCCCGCTGCTCACCTCGTACGCGCTGACCACGGTCGACGCGAGCCACGGTGCCGTCGTCATCGCACTACTGCCTGCCGCCACCGCGGTCATGGCCGTGCTCCGCGGACACGAACGTCCGCCCGCGACCTTCTGGGTGATGGCCGGAATCGGCGCCACGGCCGCGGTGATGTTCGCGATGCTGAACGGCGGCGGCCTCGGACACCTGCGCTGGCCCGACCTGCTGCTGTTCGCCGCCGTCATCGCGTGCGCGATCGGCTACGCCGAAGGCGGCCTGCTGGCCCGCGAACTCGGGGCCTGGCAGACCGTGTCCTGGGCGCTGGTCGTGGCCGCGCCCGTGATGGCGGGCCTCACGGTGTTCACCGTCGCCCAGCAGCCACCGCACGCGTCCGCGACACAGTGGGCCGCGTTCGGATATCTCGCTGTCGTGAGCATGTTTCTTGGGTTCTTCGCGTGGTACCGCGGGCTGGCCATCGGACCGATGGCTCAGGTCAGCCAGGTCCAGTTGGTGCAGCCGGTGCTGACCCTGGCCTGGGCCGCGGCATTGCTGCACGAGCACTTGACCTGGGTGACGCTGCTCGGCGGCGCCGCCGTCATCGGGTGTGCGGGCCTGGCGGTGCGAATCCGGCTGCAGTGA
- a CDS encoding allantoate amidohydrolase, with product MTGSLSERFVSLWASLTPIGRDPETGGYRRFAWNAADREVRAWFVDQAEQRGLSYREDRNGNQWAWWGEPGPDAVVTGSHLDSVPDGGAYDGPLGVVSAFLAVDELRAQGIEPARPFAVTNFADEEGARFGVACMGSRLLTGAIEPDRARALRDADGVTLADAMRAAGVDPDGLGRDEQALEHIGVFVELHVEQGRALVDMDAAVGVATAIWPHGRWRFEFRGEANHAGTTRVDDRVDPMLPFAVSVLAARETAAATGAMATFGKVLVIPNGVNAIPSAVHGWLDARAADDTVLEKLVSEVTAAGEAAAAEHGATLTVTRESYSPVVGFDDELRDRISTLLDDAPQLPTGAGHDAGILSAHVPTAMLFVRNPTGVSHSPVEYASDEDCVAGVVALTRVLRELVCQ from the coding sequence GTGACCGGATCCCTCTCGGAGCGGTTCGTGTCGCTGTGGGCGTCGCTCACGCCGATCGGCCGCGACCCGGAGACCGGCGGTTACCGCCGGTTCGCCTGGAACGCGGCCGACCGCGAGGTGCGGGCCTGGTTCGTCGACCAGGCCGAGCAGCGTGGCCTGTCGTATCGCGAGGATCGCAACGGCAACCAGTGGGCGTGGTGGGGCGAGCCGGGACCGGATGCGGTGGTCACCGGCAGCCACCTCGACAGCGTGCCCGACGGCGGTGCCTACGACGGCCCGCTCGGTGTGGTCTCGGCCTTCCTGGCCGTCGACGAGCTTCGCGCACAAGGGATTGAGCCCGCGCGCCCGTTCGCGGTGACCAACTTCGCCGACGAGGAGGGCGCCCGGTTCGGTGTCGCCTGCATGGGCAGCCGGCTGCTGACCGGCGCGATCGAGCCAGACCGGGCTCGTGCGCTGCGCGATGCCGACGGCGTGACACTGGCCGACGCGATGCGTGCGGCGGGTGTGGACCCGGACGGGCTGGGCCGCGACGAGCAGGCGCTCGAACACATCGGAGTCTTCGTCGAACTGCATGTCGAACAGGGCCGGGCGCTCGTGGACATGGATGCCGCGGTGGGAGTCGCGACCGCCATCTGGCCGCACGGCCGCTGGCGATTCGAGTTCCGCGGCGAGGCGAACCACGCGGGCACCACGCGCGTGGACGACCGCGTCGACCCCATGCTGCCGTTCGCGGTCAGTGTGCTGGCCGCGCGGGAAACCGCCGCCGCCACCGGTGCCATGGCCACATTCGGGAAGGTCCTCGTGATCCCCAACGGCGTCAACGCGATTCCGTCGGCCGTCCACGGCTGGTTGGACGCTCGCGCGGCCGACGACACCGTGCTGGAGAAGCTGGTCTCGGAGGTCACGGCGGCCGGTGAGGCTGCGGCCGCCGAGCACGGCGCAACCCTGACCGTGACCCGCGAATCGTATTCACCCGTGGTCGGTTTCGACGACGAGCTACGGGACCGGATCAGCACGCTGCTCGACGACGCACCCCAGTTGCCGACCGGCGCGGGCCACGACGCCGGGATCCTGTCGGCGCACGTACCGACCGCGATGCTGTTCGTGCGCAATCCGACCGGCGTGAGCCACAGCCCGGTGGAATACGCTTCCGACGAGGACTGCGTCGCCGGGGTGGTGGCGCTGACCAGGGTCTTGCGGGAGTTGGTGTGTCAGTGA
- a CDS encoding succinate dehydrogenase/fumarate reductase iron-sulfur subunit, which translates to MATYEANLRVWRGDESGGDLQDYTVEVNDGEVVLDIIHRLQATQTPDLAVRWNCKAGKCGSCSAEINGRPRLMCMTRMSTFDPAETVTVTPLRTFPVMRDLVTDVSFNYEKARQIPSFTPPKDLQPGEYRMQQEDVNRSQEFRKCIECFLCQNVCHVIRDHEENKKSFAGPRFHMRIAELDMHPLDTVDRQEMAQDEFGLGYCNITKCCTEVCPENIKITDNALIPMKERVADRKYDPIVWLGNKLFRR; encoded by the coding sequence ATGGCGACCTACGAAGCGAACCTGCGGGTCTGGCGCGGTGACGAGTCTGGCGGCGATCTGCAGGACTACACCGTCGAGGTCAACGACGGCGAAGTGGTGCTCGACATCATCCACCGGCTGCAGGCCACCCAGACACCCGATCTCGCGGTGCGGTGGAACTGCAAGGCAGGCAAGTGCGGGTCGTGCTCGGCGGAGATCAACGGCCGCCCGCGGCTGATGTGCATGACGCGGATGTCGACGTTCGACCCGGCGGAGACGGTGACCGTGACGCCGCTGCGCACGTTCCCGGTGATGCGTGACCTGGTGACCGATGTGTCGTTCAACTACGAGAAGGCCCGCCAGATCCCGTCGTTCACGCCGCCCAAGGATCTGCAACCGGGCGAGTACCGGATGCAGCAGGAGGACGTGAACCGCAGCCAGGAATTCCGCAAGTGCATCGAATGCTTCCTGTGCCAGAACGTCTGCCACGTGATCCGTGACCACGAGGAGAACAAGAAGTCGTTCGCGGGCCCGCGGTTCCACATGAGGATCGCCGAGCTCGACATGCATCCGCTCGACACCGTCGACCGCCAGGAGATGGCGCAGGACGAGTTCGGCCTCGGCTACTGCAACATCACCAAGTGCTGCACCGAGGTGTGCCCCGAGAACATCAAGATCACCGACAACGCGCTGATCCCGATGAAGGAGCGCGTGGCCGACCGTAAGTACGACCCGATCGTGTGGCTGGGCAACAAACTGTTCAGGCGATAA
- the hutI gene encoding imidazolonepropionase, whose protein sequence is MSSLLIDNIGALVTNDPAQQTGLAGLITDAALVFDDGVVAWVGPRGAAPDADDRVDADGRAVIPGFVDSHSHLVFSGDRSAEFAARMAGKPYSAGGINTTVNATRAASSDELRANADRLIAESRRSGTTTNECKSGYGLTVETELESLRLAAEFTDEVTFLGAHLVPPEYADRPDDYVDLVCTAMVDACAPAAKWIDVFCERGAFDGDQTRKILTAGVERGLIPRVHANQLGPGPGVQIAVEFGAASADHATFLDDDDIAALASGNTVATLLPATEFATRQPYPDARRLLDAGATVALASNCNPGSGFTNNVPFCIALAVRDMNMTVDEALWSATMGGARALRRTDVGHLSVGARADAVLLDANSHVHLAYRPGVPLVGAVWRGGELIAGNAGAPA, encoded by the coding sequence GTGAGCAGTCTTCTGATCGACAACATCGGCGCGTTGGTGACCAACGACCCGGCGCAGCAGACCGGCCTGGCCGGATTGATCACCGACGCCGCACTGGTTTTCGACGACGGCGTGGTGGCGTGGGTAGGCCCTCGCGGCGCGGCACCCGATGCCGACGACCGCGTCGACGCCGACGGCCGGGCCGTCATCCCCGGATTCGTCGACAGCCACAGTCACCTGGTGTTCAGCGGTGACCGCTCGGCCGAGTTCGCCGCGCGGATGGCGGGAAAACCGTACAGCGCAGGCGGAATCAACACGACCGTGAACGCTACCCGCGCGGCAAGCAGCGACGAGCTGCGCGCCAACGCGGACCGCCTGATCGCGGAGTCACGGCGCTCGGGCACCACCACCAACGAATGCAAGTCCGGCTATGGGCTCACGGTCGAGACCGAGCTGGAGAGCCTTCGGCTGGCCGCCGAGTTCACCGACGAGGTCACGTTCCTCGGGGCACATCTGGTGCCGCCGGAGTACGCCGACCGGCCCGACGATTACGTCGATCTGGTGTGTACGGCCATGGTTGATGCGTGCGCGCCGGCCGCCAAATGGATCGACGTGTTCTGTGAGCGCGGCGCGTTCGACGGGGACCAGACCCGGAAGATCCTCACGGCCGGGGTTGAGCGGGGTCTGATCCCGCGCGTGCACGCCAACCAACTCGGGCCGGGCCCGGGCGTGCAGATCGCGGTCGAATTCGGTGCGGCGTCGGCCGATCACGCGACGTTCCTGGACGACGACGACATCGCGGCGCTCGCCTCGGGCAACACCGTGGCGACGCTGCTGCCCGCCACCGAATTTGCAACGCGCCAGCCCTATCCCGATGCGCGGCGGCTGCTCGACGCGGGTGCCACCGTGGCGCTGGCGAGCAATTGCAATCCCGGCTCGGGTTTCACCAACAACGTGCCGTTCTGCATCGCGCTGGCCGTGCGGGACATGAACATGACGGTGGACGAGGCGCTGTGGTCGGCGACCATGGGCGGGGCGCGCGCGCTGCGTCGCACCGATGTCGGGCATCTGAGCGTCGGGGCCCGCGCGGATGCCGTGCTGTTGGACGCGAATTCGCATGTGCACCTGGCGTATCGGCCAGGAGTTCCGCTGGTCGGAGCGGTCTGGCGGGGCGGCGAGCTGATCGCGGGCAATGCCGGGGCCCCTGCGTGA
- a CDS encoding aminotransferase-like domain-containing protein gives MDNDSTERIVAGLRDWIATAPAGAQLPSNRALTARYSASPVTVQKAMRTLRGLGLVESRPGVGTFVRTVRTARPPDYGWQTAALRSPQAPIPTLSTPMRSGAPGTIGLHSGYPERELLPQRLVRAALARAARTDAALTRSPAAGLPELQAWFAQELAQAVPAGIPVPAARDVIVLPGSQSGLSSVFRALVGFGQPLLIESPSYWGALLAAAQAGVRMVPVPSGPDGPDPDELARAFAESGARVFYAQPNFANPTGAQWSDDLARRILAVVRDHGAFLVEDDWAHDFGIDATSRPVVAADDSGQVIYLRSLTKSVSPSMRVAAVVARGPAHDRILADRGAESMYVSGLLQAAALDVVTQPAWQSHLRGLRQQLRVRRDLLIESLATHVPEAHLELVPRGGLHVWVRLPDATNLDRLVRDCEVDGVLIAAGTEWFPAEPAGPYLRLNYSGPDPDRFGEAARVIAAALARQRG, from the coding sequence ATGGATAACGATAGCACCGAGCGCATCGTGGCCGGGCTGCGGGATTGGATCGCCACCGCGCCCGCGGGTGCGCAGCTGCCGTCGAACCGCGCGCTCACCGCGCGCTACAGCGCCAGTCCGGTCACCGTGCAGAAGGCCATGCGTACGCTACGCGGCCTCGGTCTGGTCGAAAGCCGGCCCGGCGTAGGCACATTCGTCCGGACGGTCCGCACGGCCCGGCCGCCCGATTACGGTTGGCAGACCGCGGCGTTGCGGTCCCCGCAGGCGCCCATCCCGACACTGTCCACGCCCATGCGCAGTGGAGCGCCTGGCACTATCGGTTTGCATTCGGGCTACCCCGAGCGGGAACTGCTGCCGCAGCGGCTGGTCCGCGCCGCGTTGGCCCGCGCGGCGCGCACGGATGCCGCGCTCACCCGGTCGCCTGCCGCGGGGCTGCCCGAGCTGCAGGCCTGGTTCGCCCAGGAGTTGGCCCAGGCAGTGCCTGCAGGTATCCCGGTTCCGGCGGCGCGTGACGTTATCGTGTTGCCCGGCAGCCAAAGTGGTCTGAGTTCGGTGTTCCGGGCGCTCGTCGGATTCGGACAGCCGCTGCTGATCGAATCGCCGAGCTACTGGGGCGCGCTGCTGGCCGCGGCGCAGGCCGGCGTTCGGATGGTGCCCGTGCCGAGCGGACCCGACGGTCCGGATCCCGATGAGCTGGCCCGCGCCTTCGCCGAATCCGGGGCCCGGGTGTTCTACGCCCAACCGAACTTCGCCAATCCCACTGGCGCCCAATGGTCTGACGACCTCGCGCGCCGGATCCTCGCCGTCGTACGCGATCACGGTGCGTTCCTGGTGGAGGACGATTGGGCGCACGACTTCGGCATCGACGCCACGTCGCGACCGGTTGTCGCGGCCGATGATTCGGGGCAGGTGATCTATCTGCGGTCGTTGACCAAGTCGGTGTCGCCGTCGATGCGGGTCGCCGCAGTGGTGGCCCGCGGCCCGGCACACGACCGCATCCTCGCCGACCGCGGTGCCGAGTCGATGTATGTGAGCGGGCTGCTGCAGGCCGCTGCCCTCGACGTGGTGACGCAGCCCGCGTGGCAGTCCCACCTGCGCGGCCTGCGGCAGCAGCTCCGCGTGCGCCGCGATCTGCTCATCGAGAGCCTCGCCACGCATGTGCCCGAGGCGCACCTCGAACTGGTGCCCCGCGGCGGGCTCCACGTATGGGTCCGGCTGCCCGACGCGACGAACCTGGACCGGCTGGTACGGGACTGCGAGGTCGACGGTGTGCTGATCGCGGCGGGCACCGAATGGTTCCCCGCCGAGCCCGCGGGCCCGTACCTGCGGCTCAACTACTCCGGTCCCGACCCCGACCGGTTCGGCGAGGCAGCGCGGGTCATCGCGGCGGCGCTGGCGCGTCAGCGGGGCTGA
- a CDS encoding fumarate reductase/succinate dehydrogenase flavoprotein subunit: protein MAELERHSYDVVVIGAGGAGLRAVIEARERGLRVAVVTKSLFGKAHTVMAEGGCAAAMRNVNTKDSWQVHFGDTMRGGKFLNNWRMAELHAQEAPDRVWELETYGALFDRTKDGKISQRNFGGHTYPRLAHVGDRTGLEIIRTLQQKIVSLQQEDKKELGDYEARIKVFHETSITELIKDGDRIAGAFGYYRESGNFVLFEAPAIVLATGGIGKSFKVSSNSWEYTGDGHALALRAGSTLINMEFIQFHPTGMVWPLSVKGILVTEGVRGDGGVLKNSEGKRFMFDYIPAVFKGQYAETEEEADQWLKDNDSARRTPDLLPRDEVARAINSEVKAGRGSPHGGVYLDIASRMPTEEIKRRLPSMYHQFMELAEVDITKDEMEVGPTCHYVMGGIEVDPDTGGAITPGLFAAGECSGGMHGSNRLGGNSLSDLLVFGRRAGLGAADYVRALADRPKVTDAAIEDATRMALSPFDKHENPENPYTLHAELQQSMNDLVGIIRKEAEIEEALAKLAELRERVHNVSVEGGRIFNPGWHLAIDLRNMLLVSECVAKAALQRTESRGGHTRDDYPDMDANWRNTLLVCRAEGGDPVVPDVSVVPEAQAPMRADLLATFELSELEKYYTQQELAEHPDWKG, encoded by the coding sequence ATGGCTGAACTCGAACGGCACTCCTACGACGTGGTCGTGATCGGTGCCGGTGGAGCTGGACTGCGCGCCGTGATCGAGGCACGCGAACGCGGCCTGCGTGTGGCGGTGGTGACCAAATCACTGTTCGGCAAGGCCCATACCGTGATGGCCGAAGGCGGCTGCGCCGCCGCCATGCGCAACGTCAACACCAAGGACTCGTGGCAGGTGCACTTCGGTGACACCATGCGCGGCGGCAAGTTCCTCAACAACTGGCGCATGGCCGAACTGCACGCGCAGGAAGCGCCCGACCGGGTGTGGGAACTGGAGACCTACGGCGCGCTGTTCGACCGCACCAAGGACGGCAAGATCAGCCAGCGCAACTTCGGCGGGCACACCTACCCGAGGCTCGCGCACGTCGGTGACCGCACGGGCCTGGAGATCATCCGCACCCTGCAGCAGAAGATCGTGTCGTTGCAGCAGGAGGACAAGAAGGAGCTCGGCGACTACGAGGCCCGCATCAAGGTCTTCCACGAAACGTCGATCACCGAGCTGATCAAAGACGGCGACCGGATCGCCGGCGCATTCGGCTATTACCGCGAGAGCGGCAATTTCGTGCTGTTCGAAGCCCCGGCGATCGTGTTGGCCACCGGCGGCATCGGCAAGTCGTTCAAGGTGTCGTCGAACTCGTGGGAGTACACGGGCGACGGGCACGCGCTGGCCCTGCGCGCAGGCTCCACGCTGATCAACATGGAGTTCATCCAGTTCCACCCGACCGGCATGGTCTGGCCGTTGTCGGTCAAGGGCATCCTGGTCACCGAGGGTGTGCGTGGCGACGGCGGTGTGCTCAAGAACTCCGAGGGCAAGCGGTTCATGTTCGACTACATCCCCGCGGTGTTCAAGGGTCAGTACGCCGAGACCGAGGAAGAAGCCGACCAGTGGCTCAAGGACAACGACTCCGCCCGCCGCACGCCTGACCTGCTCCCCCGCGACGAAGTGGCGCGCGCGATCAACTCCGAGGTCAAGGCCGGCCGCGGATCACCGCACGGCGGCGTCTACCTCGACATCGCGTCGCGCATGCCCACCGAGGAGATCAAACGCCGGCTGCCTTCGATGTACCACCAGTTCATGGAGCTGGCCGAGGTCGACATCACCAAGGACGAGATGGAGGTCGGGCCGACCTGCCACTACGTGATGGGCGGCATCGAGGTCGACCCGGACACCGGCGGCGCCATCACCCCCGGGCTGTTCGCGGCCGGTGAGTGTTCGGGCGGCATGCACGGATCCAACCGGCTGGGCGGCAACTCGCTCTCGGATCTGCTGGTGTTCGGCCGTCGCGCCGGGCTCGGTGCGGCCGACTATGTACGCGCCCTGGCCGACCGGCCCAAGGTCACCGACGCCGCGATCGAGGACGCCACTCGGATGGCGCTGTCGCCGTTCGACAAGCATGAGAACCCCGAGAACCCGTACACCCTGCATGCCGAACTGCAGCAGTCGATGAACGATCTCGTCGGCATCATCCGCAAGGAAGCCGAGATCGAGGAGGCGCTCGCCAAGCTCGCCGAACTGCGCGAGCGCGTGCACAACGTCAGCGTCGAGGGCGGCCGGATCTTCAACCCCGGCTGGCACCTCGCGATCGATCTGCGCAACATGCTGCTGGTCAGCGAATGCGTCGCGAAGGCCGCGCTACAGCGCACCGAGAGCCGGGGCGGCCACACCCGCGATGACTACCCGGACATGGACGCCAACTGGCGCAACACGCTGCTGGTGTGCCGCGCCGAAGGAGGCGACCCGGTGGTCCCGGATGTGTCGGTGGTCCCGGAGGCGCAGGCCCCGATGCGGGCCGATCTGCTGGCCACGTTCGAGCTGTCGGAACTGGAGAAGTACTACACCCAGCAGGAACTGGCCGAGCACCCCGATTGGAAGGGCTGA
- a CDS encoding flavin reductase family protein — MSATDLSPTSLREAFGHFPSGVIAIAAEVDGTRVGLAASTFVPVSLDPPLVSFCVQNTSTTWPKLKDLPYLGISVLGESHDEAARTLAAKTGDRFAGLQTESRENGAVFIHGTSVWLESAIEQLVPAGDHTIVVLRVSEITVHADVAPIVFHRSTFHRLDG; from the coding sequence ATGAGCGCAACAGATCTGAGCCCCACGTCGCTGCGCGAAGCGTTCGGTCACTTCCCGTCCGGTGTCATCGCCATCGCGGCCGAGGTCGACGGGACGCGGGTCGGGCTGGCGGCCAGCACCTTCGTGCCCGTGTCACTGGACCCGCCGCTGGTGTCGTTCTGTGTGCAGAACACCTCGACCACGTGGCCCAAGCTCAAGGATCTGCCGTATCTGGGGATCAGCGTGCTCGGCGAGTCGCACGACGAGGCCGCGCGCACCCTGGCCGCCAAGACCGGCGACCGCTTCGCGGGCCTGCAGACCGAGTCACGCGAGAACGGGGCGGTGTTCATCCACGGCACCAGCGTGTGGCTGGAGAGTGCCATCGAGCAGTTGGTACCGGCCGGGGATCACACCATCGTCGTGCTGCGGGTCAGCGAGATCACCGTGCATGCGGATGTCGCACCAATTGTGTTCCACCGCAGCACGTTTCATCGCCTCGACGGCTGA
- a CDS encoding isocitrate lyase/PEP mutase family protein encodes MSQQALSQEVLQQRAAALLALHQPGNPVVLPTVWDAWSAKLAVDAGFAALTVGSHPMADSVGKADGEGMSYDDVTTRVAQITAAVDVPVSVDIESGYGEPPQRIIDGLLGAGAVGLNIEDTVHREGKRLRGAEEHAELVGALRKAADASGVHVVLNARTDLFLRQDGDESDRVQRAIARLKLAADQGADCLYPVGRHDPDTLRLLASELPLPINAIAVPEADDPASFGPLGVGRISFGPFLQRALSGTANEILARWR; translated from the coding sequence ATGTCGCAACAGGCTTTGTCGCAAGAGGTTCTGCAGCAGCGGGCGGCCGCGCTGCTGGCGTTGCATCAACCGGGAAATCCCGTGGTGCTACCCACCGTGTGGGACGCCTGGTCGGCGAAACTGGCCGTCGATGCGGGCTTCGCCGCACTGACCGTCGGCAGCCACCCGATGGCGGATTCCGTCGGCAAGGCCGACGGTGAGGGGATGTCGTACGACGACGTGACCACCCGCGTCGCGCAGATCACCGCGGCCGTGGACGTGCCCGTCTCGGTCGACATCGAGTCGGGATACGGCGAGCCGCCGCAACGAATCATCGACGGGTTGTTGGGTGCGGGCGCAGTGGGTCTCAACATCGAAGACACCGTGCACCGGGAGGGCAAGCGGCTGCGTGGCGCCGAGGAGCACGCCGAGTTGGTCGGCGCGCTGCGCAAGGCGGCCGACGCCAGCGGCGTGCACGTGGTGCTCAACGCGCGCACGGATCTGTTCCTGCGCCAGGACGGTGACGAGTCCGACCGCGTGCAGCGCGCGATCGCCCGGCTCAAGCTGGCGGCCGACCAGGGCGCCGACTGCCTCTACCCGGTGGGGCGCCACGATCCGGATACCTTGCGGCTGCTGGCATCTGAGCTTCCGCTGCCGATCAACGCCATCGCGGTGCCGGAGGCCGACGATCCGGCCTCGTTCGGGCCGCTCGGCGTCGGCCGGATCAGCTTCGGGCCGTTCCTGCAGCGCGCGCTGAGCGGGACCGCGAACGAGATCCTCGCCCGCTGGCGCTAG